Proteins encoded within one genomic window of Mauremys mutica isolate MM-2020 ecotype Southern chromosome 11, ASM2049712v1, whole genome shotgun sequence:
- the LOC123344543 gene encoding actin, alpha skeletal muscle-like codes for MKCDVDLQKDLYANTVLLGGTTMYPGIADRMQKEISAMVPTTMKIKIIAPPERQCSIWTGGSILASLATFQLMWINKLEYDASGPAIVHRKCF; via the coding sequence ATGAAGTGTGATGTGGACCTCCAAAAGGACCTCTATGCTAACACAGTGCTTTTGGGAGGCACCACCATGTACCCTGGCATCGCTGACAGGATGCAGAAGGAAATCTCTGCCATGGTGCCCACCACCATGAAAATCAAGATCATTGCTCCACCGGAGCGTCAATGCTCCATCTGGACTGGAGGATCcatcctggcttccctggccaccTTCCAGCTGATGTGGATCAACAAGCTGGAATATGATGCGTCTGGCCCAGCCATCGTCCACCGTAAATGCTTTTAA